A single window of Sphaerodactylus townsendi isolate TG3544 linkage group LG03, MPM_Stown_v2.3, whole genome shotgun sequence DNA harbors:
- the PWWP2A gene encoding PWWP domain-containing protein 2A isoform X1 produces the protein MAAVAATAAVPGDGGAGEAEPIPGTEAGADALPVGTQAAVESAVLEAREEPEPAPGGEAEEPPPPPPRSPAGTQDLPQAQPSPEPVAETPQPCPLTAAFSELHGPEEKPQPCLPLSPPPPAAGGPAGPEPGEEPPRPEEEEPDAAAGAKQPELSGTVDPAAGPVAEREAEDEGPLLLPGSEVLVTLDHIIEDALVVSFRFGEKLFSGVLMDLSKRFGPHGIPVTIFPKREYKDKPEAMQLQTKSFHDEAQVKCEANGVVTDSSPIQPSEPNLAKNLWTSKPPPLFHEGAPYPPPLFIRDTYNQSIPQPPPRKIKRPKRKMYREEPTSIMNAIKLRPRQVLCDKCKNSIVTEKKEIKKSSNAGDSSKYEDSRKRRNESVTTVNKKIKTDHKVDGKSQNESQKRNSVVKVANIAHSRSKVVKVSTHTNTSKTQLNTKKVLQSKNMDHAKAREVLKIAKEKAQKKQSATSTSKNAHSKVHFTRRLQNTSSGPLPPRLRLKPQRYRNEENDSSLKTGLEKLRSGKPQSGCSSTRSAGEAPSENQSPSEGTEEANIEVQDTNEMHVPVDQDQDEQQTLGKRGSKSNITVYMTLNKKKSDSSSASVCSSDSTDDLKSTNSECSSTESFDFPPGSMHAPSSSSSSSSSKEEKKLSNSLKMKVFSKNVSKCVTPDGRTICVGDIVWAKIYGFPWWPARILTITVSRKDNGLLVRQEARISWFGSPTTSFLALSQLSPFLENFQSRFNKKRKGLYRKAITEAAKAAKQLTPEVRALLTQFET, from the exons ATGGCGGCCGTGGCGGCGACTGCGGCGGTGCCGGGTGATGGGggagccggcgaggccgagcccaTCCCGGGCACGGAGGCCGGCGCAGACGCTCTCCCCGTCGGCACTCAGGCTGCGGTAGAGTCGGCGGTGCTCGAAGCCAGGGAGGAGCCCGAGCCAGCGCCGGGTGGAGAGGCcgaggagccgccgccgccgccaccccgcAGCCCGGCGGGGACTCAAGACCTGCCGcaggcccagcccagcccggAGCCCGTCGCGGAGACGCCGCAGCCCTGCCCGCTCACGGCGGCCTTCTCCGAGCTGCACGGCCCAGAGGAGAAGCCGCAGCCCTGCTTGCCGctctcgccgccgccgcctgcagCCGGGGGCCCCGCGGGGCCGGAGCCCGGGGAGGAGCCGCCCcggccggaggaggaggagccggaTGCCGCAGCCGGGGCGAAGCAGCCGGAGCTCTCGGGGACTGTGGACCCGGCAGCGGGGCCCGTGGCAGAGAGGGAGGCGGAGGACGAagggccgctgctgctgccgggcTCGGAGGTGCTGGTCACCCTGGACCACATCATCGAGGACGCGCTGGTGGTCTCCTTCCGCTTTGGGGAGAAGCTCTTCTCCGGGGTCCTCATGGACCTCTCCAAAAG GTTTGGACCCCATGGAATTCCTGTGACCATCTTTCCTAAAAGGGAGTATAAGGATAAACCTGAGGCAATGCAGCTCCAAACTAAATCATTCCATGATGAGGCACAGGTGAAGTGTGAAGCCAATGGTGTAGTCACAGACTCTTCTCCCATCCAGCCATCAGAACCTAACCTGGCTAAAAACCTATGGACTTCCAAACCACCTCCCCTTTTCCATGAGGGAGCACCCTATCCTCCTCCTTTGTTTATCAGGGACACATATAACCAGTCAATACCTCAGCCTCCGCCTCGGAAAATTAAACGGCCCAAGCGGAAAATGTACAGGGAGGAACCCACCTCAATTATGAATGCTATCAAACTGCGACCTAGACAGGTCTTGTGTGACAAGTGTAAGAACAGTATtgttacagaaaaaaaagaaatcaaaaagaGCAGCAATGCGGGCGACTCCTCAAAATATGAGGATAGTAGAAAGCGAAGAAATGAGAGCGTAACTACTGtgaataaaaaaatcaaaactgatcATAAAGTTGATGGGAAAAGCCAAAATGAAAGCCAGAAAAGGAATTCTGTGGTCAAAGTTGCAAATATTGCCCACAGCAGGAGCAAAGTGGTTAAAGTTTCAACTCACACAAATACGTCAAAAACGCAATTAAATACTAAGAAAGTTCTCCAGAGCAAAAACATGGATCATGCAAAAGCTCGAGAAGTTTTGAAAATAGCCAAAGAGAAGgcacaaaagaaacaaagtgCAACCTCCACTTCCAAAAATGCACATTCAAAGGTCCATTTCACAAGGCGTCTTCAGAACACCAGCTCAGGTCCCCTGCCCCCACGGTTGCGCCTAAAGCCACAAAGGTACCGAAATGAAGAAAACGACTCTTCTCTCAAGACAGGGCTTGAGAAATTGCGGAGTGGCAAGCCCCAGTCTGGCTGCTCCTCAACCCGTTCAGCAGGTGAGGCCCCTTCAGAAAATCAGAGCCCCTCAGAAGGCACAGAAGAGGCTAACATTGAGGTTCAGGACACAAATGAAATGCATGTACCTGTTGATCAGGATCAGGATGAACAGCAGACACTGGGCAAGAGAGGCAGCAAAAGCAATATAACAGTTTACATGACCCTTAATAAAAAGAAATCTGACTCTTCCAGTGCATCAGTGTGTAGTAGTGATAGCACAGATGACTTGAAGTCCACCAACTCTGAGTGTAGTTCTACTGAAAGCTTTGATTTTCCTCCAGGCAGCATGCATgcaccttcttcctcctcctcctcgtcctcttcaaaggaagagaaaaagctgAGTAATTCCTTGAAAATGAaagtcttttcaaaaaatgtctctAAATGTGTCACACCAGATGGCAGGACCATATGTGTAGGAGACATTGTTTGGGCCAAGATATATGGCTTCCCATGGTGGCCAGCCCGTATTCTTACCATTACTGTGAGCCGGAAAGATAATGGCCTTTTAGTACGACAGGAAGCGCGTATTTCATGGTTTGGGTCCCCAACAACATCTTTCCTTGCTCTTTCACAGCTCTCCCCTTTTTTAGAAAACTTTCAGTCGCGATTTAATAAGAAGAGAAAAGGCCTTTACCGCAAGGCCATTACAGAAGCAGCCAAAGCTGCTAAGCAGCTGACTCCTGAAGTCCGGGCCCTGCTGACACAGTTTGAAACATGA
- the PWWP2A gene encoding PWWP domain-containing protein 2A isoform X2: MAAVAATAAVPGDGGAGEAEPIPGTEAGADALPVGTQAAVESAVLEAREEPEPAPGGEAEEPPPPPPRSPAGTQDLPQAQPSPEPVAETPQPCPLTAAFSELHGPEEKPQPCLPLSPPPPAAGGPAGPEPGEEPPRPEEEEPDAAAGAKQPELSGTVDPAAGPVAEREAEDEGPLLLPGSEVLVTLDHIIEDALVVSFRFGEKLFSGVLMDLSKRFGPHGIPVTIFPKREYKDKPEAMQLQTKSFHDEAQVKCEANGVVTDSSPIQPSEPNLAKNLWTSKPPPLFHEGAPYPPPLFIRDTYNQSIPQPPPRKIKRPKRKMYREEPTSIMNAIKLRPRQVLCDKCKNSIVTEKKEIKKSSNAGDSSKYEDSRKRRNESVTTVNKKIKTDHKVDGKSQNESQKRNSVVKVANIAHSRSKVVKVSTHTNTSKTQLNTKKVLQSKNMDHAKAREVLKIAKEKAQKKQSATSTSKNAHSKVHFTRRLQNTSSGPLPPRLRLKPQRYRNEENDSSLKTGLEKLRSGKPQSGCSSTRSAAQRH, from the exons ATGGCGGCCGTGGCGGCGACTGCGGCGGTGCCGGGTGATGGGggagccggcgaggccgagcccaTCCCGGGCACGGAGGCCGGCGCAGACGCTCTCCCCGTCGGCACTCAGGCTGCGGTAGAGTCGGCGGTGCTCGAAGCCAGGGAGGAGCCCGAGCCAGCGCCGGGTGGAGAGGCcgaggagccgccgccgccgccaccccgcAGCCCGGCGGGGACTCAAGACCTGCCGcaggcccagcccagcccggAGCCCGTCGCGGAGACGCCGCAGCCCTGCCCGCTCACGGCGGCCTTCTCCGAGCTGCACGGCCCAGAGGAGAAGCCGCAGCCCTGCTTGCCGctctcgccgccgccgcctgcagCCGGGGGCCCCGCGGGGCCGGAGCCCGGGGAGGAGCCGCCCcggccggaggaggaggagccggaTGCCGCAGCCGGGGCGAAGCAGCCGGAGCTCTCGGGGACTGTGGACCCGGCAGCGGGGCCCGTGGCAGAGAGGGAGGCGGAGGACGAagggccgctgctgctgccgggcTCGGAGGTGCTGGTCACCCTGGACCACATCATCGAGGACGCGCTGGTGGTCTCCTTCCGCTTTGGGGAGAAGCTCTTCTCCGGGGTCCTCATGGACCTCTCCAAAAG GTTTGGACCCCATGGAATTCCTGTGACCATCTTTCCTAAAAGGGAGTATAAGGATAAACCTGAGGCAATGCAGCTCCAAACTAAATCATTCCATGATGAGGCACAGGTGAAGTGTGAAGCCAATGGTGTAGTCACAGACTCTTCTCCCATCCAGCCATCAGAACCTAACCTGGCTAAAAACCTATGGACTTCCAAACCACCTCCCCTTTTCCATGAGGGAGCACCCTATCCTCCTCCTTTGTTTATCAGGGACACATATAACCAGTCAATACCTCAGCCTCCGCCTCGGAAAATTAAACGGCCCAAGCGGAAAATGTACAGGGAGGAACCCACCTCAATTATGAATGCTATCAAACTGCGACCTAGACAGGTCTTGTGTGACAAGTGTAAGAACAGTATtgttacagaaaaaaaagaaatcaaaaagaGCAGCAATGCGGGCGACTCCTCAAAATATGAGGATAGTAGAAAGCGAAGAAATGAGAGCGTAACTACTGtgaataaaaaaatcaaaactgatcATAAAGTTGATGGGAAAAGCCAAAATGAAAGCCAGAAAAGGAATTCTGTGGTCAAAGTTGCAAATATTGCCCACAGCAGGAGCAAAGTGGTTAAAGTTTCAACTCACACAAATACGTCAAAAACGCAATTAAATACTAAGAAAGTTCTCCAGAGCAAAAACATGGATCATGCAAAAGCTCGAGAAGTTTTGAAAATAGCCAAAGAGAAGgcacaaaagaaacaaagtgCAACCTCCACTTCCAAAAATGCACATTCAAAGGTCCATTTCACAAGGCGTCTTCAGAACACCAGCTCAGGTCCCCTGCCCCCACGGTTGCGCCTAAAGCCACAAAGGTACCGAAATGAAGAAAACGACTCTTCTCTCAAGACAGGGCTTGAGAAATTGCGGAGTGGCAAGCCCCAGTCTGGCTGCTCCTCAACCCGTTCAGCAG